In Geoalkalibacter sp., the DNA window GGCCGCGCGGCCGGCAGATCGCTGGAGCGGGCACGCAGCTCGGCCAAGGGCAGCGCGCGGCGCGCGCCTTCGACTTCCTCCTGCTTGCGCTGAAGAATCCGCTGCAGAATCATGCTGGAATCTCCCCCTCGGCCACACCCCGGGTGAGCCGCACCAGCCCTTCGAGACGAGCAAGCGCCGCGCCGCTGTCCACAGCCTCGCGCGCCAGCGGCAAGGCGGCGGCGATGTCGTTGGTCACTTCGGCCGCCGCCAGGGCGAAGGCGGCATTGAGCAGCACGATATCGCGCCGCGGGCTGGCCTCGCCCTGCAGAATGGCGCGAACGATGCGGGCGTTGACCTGGGCATCACCACCCTGCAGTTCGCTCAGGGCGCAGCGGCTAAACCCGAAATCCTCAGGCGCCACCTGATATTCGCGCACGCCTCCGGCAGCGATCTCGGCGACATAGGTCGGTCCGGTCAGGGTCACTTCGTCCATGCCGTCCGCGCCATGCACGACAAAACCGCGCCGACAGCCGAGATTGACCAGCACCTGGGCGAGGGGCGCGACCAGATCCCTGCGGTAAACGCCCAACACCTGCCGATTGGCCCGCGCCGGGTTGGTCAACGGACCCAGGAGGTTGAAGATGGTGCGGATGCCGATTTCCCGGCGCGGGCCGATGGCGTGCCTCATGGCACCGTGCAGGGCTGGAGCAAAAAGAAAACCGACGCCCAGTTCGGCGATGCATCGTTCCACCACGCTTGGCGCCACATCGAGATTAACTCCCAGGGCTTCAAGCACGTCGGCACTGCCGCAGGCCGAGGAAATGCTGCGGTTGCCGTGCTTGGCGACCTTGACCCCGCAAGCGGCCACCACCAGGGCGACGGTGGTCGAAACGTTGAAACTCTTGGTGCCGCTGCCGCCGGTCCCGCAGGTATCGAGAATGCTCTCGCGGTCGAGATTGATGTCGTCGCGATCCAGATCCAGGGCCGCCCCGGCTTGAATCGGCGTGGCATGGGCGCGCATCACCCGCGCGGCGCCGGTGATTTCGGCGATGGTTTCGCCCTTCATGCGCAAGGCGGTGATGAAGGCGGCGATCTGCGCGGGGGTGGCCTCGCCGCCCATGATCTCGCTCATCACCTCCACCATCTCGCTTTCGCTCAGACTTTGGCCCTCCACGACCCGGCCTATGGCTTCCTTGATCATGCGGGGCTCCTCAGGTCATCTCCAAAAAATTGCGCAACTGCTTCTTGCCTTCCACCGTGAGAATCGACTCGGGGTGATACTGGATGCCCCAGAGCGGCAACTCGCGATGAGCCAGGCCCATGATCTCCTGCTCGACGGTCCAGGCCGTGACCTCAAGACAGGCCGGCAGGCTGTCACGCTCGACCAACAGGCTGTGATAGCGCGTCGCGTCAAAAGGATTGGAAATTCCGGCGAACAGTCCTCGTCCA includes these proteins:
- the trpD gene encoding anthranilate phosphoribosyltransferase; the protein is MIKEAIGRVVEGQSLSESEMVEVMSEIMGGEATPAQIAAFITALRMKGETIAEITGAARVMRAHATPIQAGAALDLDRDDINLDRESILDTCGTGGSGTKSFNVSTTVALVVAACGVKVAKHGNRSISSACGSADVLEALGVNLDVAPSVVERCIAELGVGFLFAPALHGAMRHAIGPRREIGIRTIFNLLGPLTNPARANRQVLGVYRRDLVAPLAQVLVNLGCRRGFVVHGADGMDEVTLTGPTYVAEIAAGGVREYQVAPEDFGFSRCALSELQGGDAQVNARIVRAILQGEASPRRDIVLLNAAFALAAAEVTNDIAAALPLAREAVDSGAALARLEGLVRLTRGVAEGEIPA